GCCGCCGAACTCGGCGTCGCGGACCGGGTGGCGTTCCTCGGCAACCGCTGCGACGTGCCCGACCTGCTCGCCGCCGCCGACCTCACCGTCCTCACCAGCGACTGGGAGGGCATGCCGGTCGCGGTGCTGGAGTCGCTCACGGCGGGCCGCCCGGTGGTGGCGACCGACGTCGACGGCGTGCGCCAGGCACTGGCCGGCGGCGGTGGTGTCGTCGTGCCCCGCCGCGACCCGGCCGCCACGGCGGAGGCGCTGCGCTCGCTGCTGTTCGACGAGCGGGCCCGGTCGGCGCTGGGCCAGGCGGGACGCGCGTCGGTGCGCCGCGCCCACGACCCGGCCCTGCTCATGCGGTCCTACGACGAACTGCTGCGCACCGCGGTCGGCGGGGAGCGCGCGTGAAGCGGCAACCGGTGACGCGGCAACTGGTGACGAGCCTCGGGGCGGCGCTGCTGGTCGCCGTCGCCGTGCTGCTGGCCGTCGAGGTGCGCGGCGAGGAGTACGAGAGCCGCGTCGGGCTGCTCGCCGGACCCGCGGCGGCCGAACCGGGCACGGCCGGGTTCGGCGAGGTGGTCGCCCTGTCGCTGCCCGCGCTGGTGGAGCTGGCGCGCAGCCCGTCCGTGCTGAGCGCGACCGCCGCCGAGCTGGGCACCACCACGGCGGAGTTGGCGGGCCGGGTGTCGGTCGAGCTGGTGCCCGCCTCGGGCCTGGCCCGCCTGTCCGTGCGCGCGCCGACCGCCGAGGAGGCCGCGCTGGCCGCCGGGCGGATCGCGCGGACCGTGGTGGACGCCGACCTGCTGGCGCCGGCCGCCCGGCTGCGGCTGCTCGACCGGCCGGAGACCACCCGCGTCGCCCCGGACCGGCCGCTGGCGTCCGGGCTCGCCCTGGTCGCCGCCGTCGTCGCGGGCCTCGGCACGTGGGCCGCCCGGCACCTGCGCCGCACGCGCCCCCGCGACCAGGTCCGGGCCGCGCTGGCCTCGGGCGGGGTGCGGCACCCGGTGACCGTGCTGGACGACGACGACCCCGGCCTGGTCGAGCGGCTGACCGTGCTGTGCGCGGCGTCCGCGCGGCCCGCCCGCGTCGTCGCCGTCGTGCCGGACCTGACCGACCGGGCCGAGGAGCTGGCCGCCGCACTGCCCGACAAGACCTCCGAGCCCGCCGACGGCGACGCGGTCGTCGCGGTCGTGCCGGCCGGCGGTCGGCAGGAGGAGCTGGCCGCCGTGGTCGGGTCGCTGCCCACCGGCGCCACCGTCGTCGCGGTGGTGCTGTCATGACGACGGTGGCGCACGCCCGGCGCACCCGGTTGCTCGCGGCGGCGGTCGCGCTGGTCGGCGCGCTCGCCGCGTGGCGGGCGCTGCTGCCCGCGTGGCGGGTGCCGCTCCCGACCCGGGCGAACCTGCCCGAGGAGCGGATGCAGGACTTCCGCGACGCGCTGTACTTCCCGATCCGCGAGTTCCTCGACGGCGGCAACCCGTACCACCCGGCGGTGATGTTCGCGCACTGGCCGGTGCGGCAGAACTTCAACCTCTACCAGCCGTACCACCTGCTGCTGCACGCCCCGTTCGCGCTGCCCGGCTACCGGGTGGGCGCGGTGGCGTTCGCGCTGGCGTCCCTGGTGCTGCTGCTGGCGCTGGCCGTCCTCGCGGCGGGCCGGCTGCGCCCGCACGTGCCGCTCGCCGTGGGCACGGCGGTGGTCGCGACCCTGTTGCTGCTCAGCCAGGTCGGCAAGGCGCAGCTGTACGTGGGGCAGGTCAACCCGCTGATCGCGGTCGGCGCGGCCGGCGCGCTGCTGGCCCGCGACCGGCACCCGCGCTGGGCGGCGGTGGCGCTCGCGCTGGCGTGGCTCAAGCCCCAGTTCGGCCTGCCGCTGGCACTGCTGCTGTTCGCGCGCGGGTCGCGCCGGGTGGCGCTGACCGGCACGGCCGTCGCGGCGGTGGCGTCCCTGGTGGTGCTGGTTCCCCTGGTGGTGCGCGACGGCGTCGGGTCCTTCCTGGACGCCGTCGCGGCGAACCTGGAGCACGCCGGCGCCACCGCGTACGGCGCGGTGGACTCGATGACGGCGCAACGCGTGGACGTCGCCGCCGTGGTCCACCGCGTCACCGGGTGGCTGCCGCCGGGCGCGGAGGGCCTGGTGCTGGTCGGCGTGCTCGTGGTGAGCGCGGTGCTGGCGCGGCGCCTCGACCGCGCGGGGGCGGTCGAGGTCGCGGACCTGCTCACCTGCCTGGCCGTGGTGGTCTGCGTGGTGCACCAGCCCGGGGACGTGCTGATCGCCGTGCCGTCGGCGGCGGCGGTCGCCGCCCTGTGGTGGCGCGGGCGGGACCGGTGGCTCGGGTGGGCGCTGCTCGCGGTCGCGGTGCCGTTCGCGCACCTGCACTTCGTGGGCACGGCGGTCCGGGACGTCCTCGGTCCGCGCGCGGACGTGACGGTCGACGGCGTGGCGCTGGTCGCCGCCTGGGGCCTGGTCGTGGTCGCCGCACGGTCCGCGCGGACGTGACCGGGCACGTCGCCGTGCGCGGCTCGCTGTGGCTGTTCCTGGTCAACCTGGTCGGCAAGGGCGGCCAGATGGCCGTGACGCTCGTGCTCGCCGCGTTCCTCACCTCCGAAGGGCTCGGCCTGGTGGCGCTCGCGGTGGCCCTGGTGAACATCGGCCAGGTCGTGCAGTCCATGGGCGTGTACGACGTGGTGAGCCGCACCGGGCTCGACCCGCGACGGGTGGCCGGCACGCTGCTGGTGCTCAGCGCGGGCACCGGGCTGGTGCTCGCGGCGGGCCTGGTGCTCGCGGCCGACGCCGTCGCCGACGTGCTGGACGCCCCGGTCGCACCGCTGGTGCGGCCGGCCGCGCTGAGCCTGCCGTTCTCGGCCGTGGCGGGCGTGCAGATGGGGCTGCTGCACCGCGAGCTGGACTTCCGGCGGCGGCTGCTGCCCGACGCCGGCTCGGCCGTGCTCGGCGCGGCCGTCACGATCGCCCTCGCCGCGGCCGGGGCGGGCCCGCACTCGCTGGTCGTCGGCCTGCTGTGCACGGCGGTCGCGCAACCGGTGCTGGGCGTCGTCGTCGGCGTGCGGGTGCGCCCGCTGTGGGACGCCGCCGCCGCGCGGGAGGCGCTGGCCTGGATCGCGGTCGTGGGTCCCGGCGCGCTGGTGGCCGTGCTGCTGATCAACCTGGACTACCTGGCCGTCGCCCGCGTGCTGGGCGCGGAGGCGGTCGGCGTGTACTCGCTGGCGTACCGGATCGCCTGGGTGCCCTACATCCTGGTCGCGGTGGTCCTCGGCGGCGTGCTGCTGCCGCTGTGCGCGCGGTACCTGCGCGAGGGGCGCGACCTGTCCGACGTGGTCGGTCGGTTCACGCTGGCCGTGCTGGTGCTCACCGGCGGGCTGTACGCGGTGACCGCCGTGCTGGCCGACCGGGTCGTGGTGTTCGGCGACCGCTGGGCGGGCGCGGCGCTCCCGCTGGCCCTGCTGTGCCTCCACGGCCTGGGCATCGGTCTGCTGCACGTCTGGTACCAGGTGCTCAAGGCCGCCGGCCACGCCCGCCGCTACCTGGTGCTGGAGGTGACGCACCTCGGCGTGCTCGTCACCGGGCTGGCGCTGTTCACCCGGTACGGCGTCGTCGCGGTGGCCCTCGTGCAGGCGGTGTCGGCGTGGGCGCTGGTGCCGGTGACGTGGCGCGCCCTGGCCCGGCGCGGCCTGGCCCCGCCCACCCGGTCGGTGCTGCGCGGCGCGGCCGGGGTGGTCGCGGCGGCCGGCTGCTGCGCGGTGGTCGCGCTCGCCGCCGGTGACGTGTTCGGACCGCCCGGGTCGGTGCCCGGCGCGCTCGTGGAGGGGGTGTTGCTGGTGGCGGTGTGCGGCGCGGTCGTGGTGCTGACGAACAGGGAGGTGCTGCGGCGGTGAGGGTCGTGCACGTGAGCCAACCCGTGACGGCCGGCGTCGCCGCGGTGGTGCTGGAGCTGGCGGTGGCGCAGTGCTCGGCGGGGTGGGCGGTGGCGGTGGTGTGCCCGCCGGGGCCGCTCGCCGACCGCGCCCGGGCCGCCGGGGTCGACGTCCGCGAGTGGCGTGCCGTCCGCGGTCCCGGGCCGTCCGCGGTCGCGGAGTGGGTGCGGTTGCGGGCGCTGCTGCGCCGCCTCGACCCGGACGTCGTGCACCTGCACAGCTCCAAGGCGGGCCTGGTGGGGCGGCTCGTGCTGCGCGGGCGGCGGCCGACGCTGTTCCAGCCGCACCTGTGGTCGTTCCAGACCGCCACCGGGCTCGTCGGGCGGCTGTCGCTGGCCTGGGAGCGGTGGGCGGCGCGCTGGACGCACCAGCTGGTGTGCGTGAGCGACGACGAGCTGCGCACCGGGCGGGACGCGGGGGTCGGCGGGCCGGCCGAGGTCGTGTGCAACGGCGTCGACACCGAGCGGCTGCACCCGGCCGACCGCGGGGCCGCGCGGCTGCGGCTGGGGCTGCCCGAGGCGCCCACGGCGGTGTGCGTCGGCAGGCTCGCACCGCTGAAGGGGCAGGACCAGCTGCTCGCGGCGTGGCCCGCCGTGCGCGCGGCCGTGCCCGGCGCGCGGCTCGTGCTCGTGGGCGACGGGCCGATGGGGCGGCGGTGGCGCTCCGGGTGCGCCGACCCGTCCGTGCGGTGGTGGGGGCACGCCGACGCGGTGGCCGACTTCTACGCGGCGGCGGACGTCGTCGTGGTGCCGTCGCGGGCGGAGGGGATGGCGCTGGTGCCGCTGGAGGCGATGGCGTGCGGCCGGTCGGTGGTCGCGTTCGACGTGAGCGGGGTGCGGCAGGGCGTCGGCGACGCGGGCGCGGTGCTGCCCGCCGGCGACGTCCCCGCGCTGGCCGCCGCGGTCGCGCGCCGGTTGGCGGACCCGGCCCTCGCCCGCCGCGAGGGCGCGCTCGGGCGGCGGCGGGTCGAGCTGCTGTTCGACCGGCGGCAGGTGGCGGAGCAGGTGGCGACGGTGGTGGAGAAGATCGCGCCGGGAGGTGGCCGGTGAGGCCGTTGCGGGTCGCGTACGTGCTCACCCAGGACAGCGGCGGGCCGGTCGACGTGACCGTGCGGTTGGCCCGGGCGCTGCTGGACTCCGGCGAGGCGGAGGTGCGGGTGTTCGGGCCGGTGCCCCGGCGCGGCGCCGAGGTGCTGAACGGGCACCACCAGCCGGTCGAGGTCGCGGCGAAGGGCGACCTGCGGGCCGGGCGGCGGGCGCGGGCGGCGGTGGCGGCGTGGCGGCCCGACGTGGTGCACGCGCAGGACCGGCGGGCCGGGCTCGTCGGCGCCGGGCTGCGGCTGAGCCACCGGGTCGTGCAGACCTACCACGGCGTGCCCGACGACGTGGGCGAGGAGTGGTTCCGGGGCGTGCCCGGGGCGGTCGCGCCGTCGGCGTACACGCGGACCGTGCTGGCGGCGGACGCGCTCGTCGCGCGGGCCGTGCACCGGACCGTCGTGCCCGCACCGGCGATGGGCCGTTTCCTGAGCTCCCGGCTGCGGGTGCCGGGGGCGCGGTTGGCGCACATCGACAACTGCGTGGAGCCGGCGCACGTGCACCCGCCGGCGGGGCCGGTGCGGCGGCTGGTGTTCGTCGGGCTGCTGGTGGAGCGCAAGGGGTTGACCACGCTCCTGGACGCCCTGGCGCTGCCCGGCGTGATGCCCGCCGACGCCACGCTGACCGTGGTCGGCGACGGCCCCCAGCGCGCCCTGGCCGAGCGGTCGGCGCGGGCGCTGGGCGACCGCGTCCGGTTCCTGGGCTTCCGCCCGGACGTGCCGGAGCTGCTGCGGCACCACGACGCCCTGGTGCTGCCGTCCACGATGGAGCAGCAGCCGCTGGTGGTGGCCGAGGCGATGGCGGCGGGCAAGCCGGTGGTGGCCACCGACACGGGCGGGGTGGCCGACATGCTGGGCGGCGCGGGTCACCTGGCCGTGCCGGGGGACGTGGCCGACCTGGCCGCCCGCCTGCGCGCGGTGTTCGCCGACCGCGACCCGGCCCGCACCGGCCGCCTGCTGGCCGAGCGCGCGGGGGAGCGCTTCACCCCGCACGCCTGCGCCCGCCGCCACCTGGACCTCTACCGGTCCCTGACCGGGCGCCCGGCGACCTGAGACCTCACCGCCGGCGGTGGTGCTCCCGGCACCACCGGGGCCGGTGGCGCGGCGGTGGTCGTCGGGACGGCCGGCGCGGCGGGTTCGGACGTGGTCGGTTCCGGCGCGGTCGTCGTGGTGGTCGGTCGCGGGGGGTTCGCTTCCAGCGTGGTCGGTCGCGGCGCGGTCGTCCCGGGCGTGGTGACGGCGGTCGTGGTCGGGGTGAACGTGGTCGGCGTGGGCGTCGTGGCCGGCGCGGACGTGTCCTGCCCCGAGGGCTTGACCAGCACCACCGCGTCACCGGCCGCCAGTTCGATCGTGCTCGGCACCGGCCGGTCCGTGTCCACGTTCAGGTACCCCTCCGGCGGGTTGACCTCCGCCGTCGCGGCGGTCGGGTTGACGGCCACGTACCCGCCGGTGAACCGGCGGTCCCAGGCCCCGTTGAGCAGGCGGTTCGCGGTCTCCGTCGCCTCGCCCAGCGGGACCTCCTGGTACGGCGACCAGTCCGGGTGGCGGTAGTCCGCCGTGGACGCCCCGTTCCAGCACGTGTGCGGGCTCGCGAGCAGCGCCGCCGTGGCGTAGCCGACCCGCTCCTCGCGCGCGCCCTTCACGTGCGTGACCAGCAGCAGCCACGACTCGCCGAGCGCGGCCTGGGCGCGCAGCTCCTTGAACTCGTTGCCCTTGAACGTGAGCAGCTCGCCGGTGCCGCTGTCGCGCAGCCCGAAGTTCTCCTCCATCGCCCCGTCGTACCGGGAGTGCGCCGACCACCGCCCGGCCGTCAGGTGCGACTCGGACACGTTCGGGATGAGCATCTTCCCGGCCTTGTGCAGCGCCTCGCCCGCCGTCGACAGGAACGCGTCGAGGCCCTCGCGGATCACCCGGTCGGTCTCGACGGCGGTCGTGGTGCCCTTCAGCAGGGCGGTCGAGTAGTACCTCAGCGAGGCGAAGTCGTTGTCCGCCAGCACGCCGTCCCACCCCTCGCGCACCACCTCGGCGGTGACGGCGTCCGTCCACGCCTTCTGGTAGGCCGGGTCCCACACCGTCATCTGCCAGTGCTTCGGGTAGCCGTTCCACTCGATGCGCGCGTCGGTGGTGTCGACCGCGAACCAGTGCGGGTGGTCGCGCTGGGTCTTCATGTACCCGAGACCGCTGGGCAGCAGCGGCGCGTCGACGTCGCCGATCACCGCGCCGGGGTAGCTGCGGGTGCTGGAGAAGTCCTTGTAGACCAGCACCTTCACCTTCGGGTTGAGCCGCTTGAGCCGGCGCAGCGCCAGGGTCTCGGTCGCGTTGAGCACCACCAGGTCGTAGTGCAGCGCGGCGAACCTGATCTCCATCGAGGACGGCGGCTCGCCGATGCCGTACCACCAGGCGCACGGCGCGAGCGGCTTCGGCGGCGGCGCCAGCACGTCACCCGGCACCTCGCCGCGCGTGCCCGGCTGGCCCGTGGCGGCCCCGAACGTGCAGGCCGCCGAGGTCAGCAGCAGGAGCGCGGCGCACAGCAGGCCCACGATCCGCGAGGTCAGCGATCCCTTCGGCACAACAGCTCACCCACCGTCTGCAACAGGATTTTGACGTCCAGCCACAACGACCAGTTGGCTATGTAGTAGTTGTCGTAGCGCGACCTGTCGACAATAGAGGTGTCCCCCCTCAAGCCGTGCACCTGCGCGAGCCCGGTCAATCCCGTGGGAACGCGGTGACGGGCCCAGTATAGCTCGTGGATCGCGGAGAACTCGCGCACGAAACCCGGCCTCTCGGGGCGCGGCCCGACGATGGACATGTCGCCCCGGATGATGTTCCACAGTTGTGGCAGTTCGTCCAGGGAACTGCGACGCAGGAATCGTCCGACTGGTCCGACCCGGCGATCTCCGACAACCGACCAGGTGACTTGGGAATCGTCGTTGCCGTTCATTCTCACGCTGCGCAGCTTGTAAAGCACGAACGGGTGGTCATCCATGCCGACCCGGACCTGGCGGAAGATCACCGGCCGCCCGCTCTCCAGCAGCACCGCGAGCGCGCACGCCGCGATGACCGGCGACAGCACCACCAGCGCCACCGCCGCCAGCAGCACGTCCATCGTGCGCTTGACCCACCAGGTGGGCCGGCTGGTGGGCGCGGTGCCCAGGCGCATCAGCGGGTAGCTGCGCAGCCGCTCGACGTCGGGCCCGTCCTGGTGGAGCTCGAACATCCGGGGCACGACGAGCGTGGTGCAGCCGAGCCGGTGCGCGGCGATGGCGGAGTCGACCACGTACGACTCGCGGGTCCGGGAGAACGCGAGGACCACGGTGCCCACCCCGAGCCGGGTGATCGCGTCGGCGAGGTCCTCGTCGAGCAGTGCCACGGGCAGCGCGGCCCGGTCGAGCACGGGTTCGGGGTCGATGAACCCGACCGGGCGCAGGCCGAACTCGGGGTGCGCCAGCATCGAGCCGACCAGGTCCACGCCGACCTTGTCCGTGCCCACCACGATGGTCCGGTCGCACCGGTGGAACCGCCGCCGGGCCCAGCGGCCGAAGGCGAACACCGCCAGCCGGGTGGGTTCGCTCAGCGCGGCGAACGCGAGCACCGACCACTGCGCGGCCCGGGTGTCGGCCGGCGGTGCGCCCGTGACCAGGTCGACGCACGTGACCAGGGCGAACGCCAGCGCCGTCGCCCCCATCGAGCGCGGCAGGTCGTGGAACCAGGACAGCCACAGCCGCCGCCGGTACAGCCTGCACGCGCCGCGCGCCCCCAGCAGCGCCACGGCCACCAGCGCGGCCGCCCGCCACCCCGGCGGCTGCCGGGCGCACACCAGCGCCACGGCGCCCGCGTCGACCGCGACCAGCAGCACGGCCACCGCGTTCACCCGCCGGAGCGCGTCGCGCCACGACGCCTCGCGAACCCTCGGGTGCCGCCACCGCGACACCGGCGGCGAGGTGGTCGCCGAGCCCACGCCGTTCACCTCGGACCGCCCTTGCCGCGCCCCGAGGGCGTCCCGTCCACGCCACACCACATCGGACGACGTCCTCTCCACCATGAAGTCGATAATTGTCACCCGTCCGAGAACATCCGAACGGGGAATTCTGCTTACTCGGTGCATATTCGGTGCCGACTGTTGGGGTTAATTCACTCTTTCGGTCAACGCTGTTCCCCTTACTGGTGATCATCGCGGGTGGGTAGCCGGTTAAATCCGCCCTCCTGTGCCACCGTGGGGACTCGGGGTGGGCGAATCCCGCCGGGGTGCGCAGGCGAATAATTCTGGCCCGCCATCCGTGATCCAGTGAAATGGGGCCTCTTGATCGTCGACGAAGGCGGCGTGCGCGGCACGTCGGAACAGGGCGGACCAGCCTTTTCCGACGACGAGCGCACCCGTGCCCGAGCCCACGTCGTGCTGCCCGCCTACAACGAGGCGGTCTCGCTCCCGCCCCTGCTGACCCGGCTCGCGGAGGTCGCCCGCACCGAGCGGCTCACCGCCTGGGTCGTCGACGACGGGTCCTCCGACACCACCGCCGACGTCGCCAAGGCCGGCGTGCCAGGCCTGGACGTCCGGCTCGTCCGCCACGACGTCAACCTCGGCCTCGGCCAGGCCGTCCAGTCCGGCCTGCGCGCCGTGCTGGCCGAGGCCGACGAGTCCGACGTCGTGGTCGTGATGGACGCCGACGACACCCACGACCCGGCCCTGATCCGGCGGATGGAGCGCGAGGTCGCGGCCGGCGCGGACGTCGTGATCTGCTCCCGGTTCGTCGCGGGCGGCGACGACACGACCGCGCCCGCGGCGCGCCGGCTGCTCTCGCGCGGCGCCGCGGTGCTGTTCCGCCGGGTGCTGCGGGTCGAGGGCGTCCGCGACTTCACCAGCGGCTTCCGCGCCTACCGGGTGAGCCTGCTCGCGCGGGCCGCCGACCACTGGGGCGAACGGCTGATCGAGGAGCGCGGCTTCGCCTGCATGGTGGAACTGCTGCTCAAGCTGCGCCACTGCCGGCCGGTCGTCACCGAGGTGCCGCTCGTGCTGCGCTACGACCGCAAGGGCGGTCCGAGCAAGATCCGGATCGCGCGGACGGTCGGCCAGTACCTGAAGCTGCTGGTCCGCGACCGGCTCTCGCCCGCGCCGTACCGGGCGCTGTGATGGCGGCCCGGGGTGTGGGCGGCCTGCACGTCGCGGTGGTCGGCGGCGGCATCTGCGGACTGGCCACCGCGCACCGCCTGGTGCGGGCCGGCGCCCGCGTCACCCTGCTGGAGGGCAGCGACCAGCTCGGCGGGCTGGGCACGTTCTTCCCGTGGCGCGACCGGTGGGTGGAGCGCTTCTACCACTGCGTGATGCCGTCCGACGACCACCTGCTCGGCCTGCTGGGCGAACTGGGCCTGCGCGACGCCGTCACGTGGCGGCGCACCCGGATGGGCATGGTCGTCAACGGGCGCGGCTACCCGTTCAACAACGCCTGGGACCTGCTCAGGTTCACCCCGCTGGGGCTGCCCGACCGGGTGAGGTTCGGCGTCGTGTCGCTCCTGCTGCGCCGGCTCGGCCAGGGCAAGGACCTGGACGGCACGCGCACCGAGGACTGGCTGCGCGGCCTGTACGGCGACCGGGTGTGGGAGCTGCTGCTCGCGCCCCTGTTCGGCGCGAAGTTCGGCGCGCGCTTCGGCGACGTGCCCGCCCTGTACCTGTGGCAGCGGCTCGGGCGCGACGGGGCCGTGGCGGTGCGCGGGTACCCCGCCGGCGGCTACCGGGCGGTCATCGACGCGCTGCGGGCGTCGATCGAGGCCGGCGGCGGCGAGGTGCGGCTGGACGCGCCCGTGCGGCGGATCGGCGTGCGCGACGGCGTGCGGCTGGAGCTGGCGGGGGACGTGGTGACCGCCGACCGCGCGGTGTCCACGCTGCCCCTGCCGCTGCTGCGGCAGCTCGCCGACGACGACCTGGCCGCGCGCCTGCCGGACGTCGAGCTGCCCTACCAGGGCGTGGTCAACGCGCTGTTCTTCCTCAAGCGCCCCTTGTCCGGGCACTACTGGACGCCCGTGGTCGGTTCCGGCACGGAGTTCGACGGCGTGGTCGAGATGACGCCGCTCGCGGGCGTGGAGCCCTACGGTGGGCGGCACCTGGTGTACGCCATGCACTACACCGACCGCGGGTCGGCGCTGTTCCGCGAGGACGACGCCGCGATCGCCTCGCGCTGGACCTCGCAGCTGCTCGGCCTGCACCCCGACCTCAACCGGGCGGACGTGGACGACGTGCGCGTGTTCAAGGCCCCGTACGTCGAGCCGGTGCACCCCCTGGGCTACCTGGCGCGCAAGCCCCCGGTGGTGGTCGCCGGCACCCCGCTGGTGCTGGCGACCACCGCCCACGTCTACCCGGACGTCACGAGCTGGAATTCGAGTGTGGGACTCGCGAACCACGTGGTCGGGACGCTGGTGGGGGAACCACAACCCGTTCCGGGGTGAGCACGGGCGGCTCGCCGCGGACCAACTGCCGCAGCGCGTCGGCGATCACGGCCGACGGCGAGCCGCTGCCGTACGGGGAGGGGATGCGCCCCAGGCGCTCTCGGTGCCCGGGCACGTCGTCCAGCCAGCGCAGCACCTCGGTGCGCACCCGCTGGCCCGGCGGCACGAGGGTGCCGAACGTGCCCTCGATCTCCGGGCGCTCGGTGCTGCGCCGGACCACGACCACCGGTCGCTTGAGGACGCTGACCTCCTCCTGGATGCCGCCCGAGTCGGAGACGACGACGGCGGCGCACCGGGCCAGCGCCAGGAAAGCCGGGTACGCCTGCGGCTCGACCACCTTCAGGTTCGCCAGCAGGCCGGTCAGGCCGAAGCCCGCCACGCGCTTGGCCGTGCGCGGGTGCAGCGGCAGGACCACCGGCAGCGGCAGCCTGCTCAGCTCGCGCAGGATCGTCTCCAGGTTCGCCGGGTCGTCCACGTTCTCCGGCCGGTGGATCGTGGCCAGCACGTACCCGTCCTGGCGCAGCTCGTGCGAGGCCAGCACCACGGCCTCCTCGTCGTGGTGCGGCAACGCGGTCGCCAGCGCCTCGACCACCGTGTTCCCGGTGATCGCGATGCGCTCGTCCGGCACGCCCTCGTGCAGCAGGTTGGCGCGGTTCAGCTCGGTCGGCGCGCAGCACAGGTCGGCGAGGTGGTCGATCGCCACCCGGTTGTGCTCCTCGGGCATCGCCCGGTCGTAGCTGCGCAGGCCCGCCTCGACGTGCACCAGCGGCACGTCGTTGGCGTTGGCGGCCAGCGCGCCGGCGAGCGCGGACGTCGTGTCGCCCTGCACGACCACCGCCGTGGTCGGGTGCTCGGCCAGCAGCTCGTCCACCGCCGCCACGGCCGAGCCGAGCTGCGTGCCGCGCCGCGCGCCGCCGACCGCCAGCTCGTGGAACCGGCCGGGGCTGCCGATGTCACGGCGGATGCGGTGGTACATCGCGGTGTCGTAGTGCTGTCCCGTGTAGACGACGGTCGCGCGGGCGCCGATCAGGCGGATCAGGGGCGCCAGCTTGATCAGCTCCGGCCTCGTGCCGCACACCATCGTCACCGTGCCGAGAGCTCTTGCGTCGATCGGACCCACCTCCGGTTCGCGGACGTCTGCGCGCGCACCCGGCGCGCGAACGCGGAGAAGGTTAGGGTCCCGGTGGCCGCTTTTCCTTGCGCCTCAATCGATCGAGTGAACTTCGCCTGCGTGATTCGGTTTCCGACCGGGTACCTCATTAGGTTCCGGGTGGACCATTCGGTGCACTCGGAACCACTGGGAGAGATCGTGCGCAGGTATGCGGCCCTGTCCGCCACGGCGGTGCTGGTGGCGGCGGTCGTGGGGCCGTCGAACGCGCAGGCCGTGGACTCGGTCCTGCTGCCCGACCTGAGACAGGCGCCCGTCGGCTGCCCGGGGGGCTTCTCCGGCGACCCGGCGCGGTGCGCGGACTGGGACGTGTGCGTGGTCGCCGACCCGGACGCCCCGAACGGGGAGTGCCTGGGACGCGGCGAACCCGGTCGTGCCGCGCGGCTCAGGTTCACCACATCGGCGGACAACATCGGGGACGGTCCGTTGCTGATCTACGGCAGTCGCGGTAGTGCGGCGGAACCGACGATGACCGCGCGGCAGGCGTTCCAGTCCGCTGTGGACGGATCGATCCCCGGCTCGTACGCCGCGGCGCAGCACCGCGCGCCCGCGACCCTCTACTACGAGCCCGCGCCGGCCCACACGCACTGGCACCTGCTCGGCTTCGAGCACTTCCAGCTCCGCACCCCCGCCGGCGACGCCGTGGTGGTCGACCGCAAGACCGGCTTCTGCCTCGGCGACCGCTATGAGGTCGACGACGAGCTGGCGCGGCGCCCGGACGACCGGACCACCCCGGAGGGCAGGCTGGCCGGCTACCTGCGGCTGAACCGCTGCGGTCACCACGCGCCGGAGGCGCTGGAGGTCGCCGAGGGCATCTCGGTGGGCTACGGCGACGACTACAAGCACACCGTCGACTTCCAGTGGCTCGACCTGACCGGCGTGCCGTCGGGCACCTACGACGTGGTCAACGTGGTCAACAGCGACCGCACGCTGGTGGAGAAGTCGTACGACAACAACGCCTCGTCCGTGGCGATCACCCTGCGCTGGCCGGGTGGCGCCGAGCGGGCGCCCGCCGTGATCACCGCTCCGCCGCTGGTCAGGGTCGTGCGCAGCTGTCCGGGGCAGGAGCGCTGTGCTCGCCGAGGGTGACCGCCGGCGGTCACCGTGATCACGGTCGGGTGTCGGTGAACGGCCCGGGGTGGCGTTCCGGTTTGCCCGCCGGGACGGCGGGAACCCCGGTGCGACCGCACCGCGACGGGAAGGGCGAAGCCGTGCCGCTGTCCACCGAGGACCGGGTGCTCGCCGGTCGGTACCGGTTGGCGGGCAAGCTCGGCACCGGCGGCATGGCCGAGGTGCACCGCGGGTGGGACCTG
This region of Saccharothrix longispora genomic DNA includes:
- a CDS encoding putative glycoside hydrolase family 15 protein, whose product is MPKGSLTSRIVGLLCAALLLLTSAACTFGAATGQPGTRGEVPGDVLAPPPKPLAPCAWWYGIGEPPSSMEIRFAALHYDLVVLNATETLALRRLKRLNPKVKVLVYKDFSSTRSYPGAVIGDVDAPLLPSGLGYMKTQRDHPHWFAVDTTDARIEWNGYPKHWQMTVWDPAYQKAWTDAVTAEVVREGWDGVLADNDFASLRYYSTALLKGTTTAVETDRVIREGLDAFLSTAGEALHKAGKMLIPNVSESHLTAGRWSAHSRYDGAMEENFGLRDSGTGELLTFKGNEFKELRAQAALGESWLLLVTHVKGAREERVGYATAALLASPHTCWNGASTADYRHPDWSPYQEVPLGEATETANRLLNGAWDRRFTGGYVAVNPTAATAEVNPPEGYLNVDTDRPVPSTIELAAGDAVVLVKPSGQDTSAPATTPTPTTFTPTTTAVTTPGTTAPRPTTLEANPPRPTTTTTAPEPTTSEPAAPAVPTTTAAPPAPVVPGAPPPAVRSQVAGRPVRDR
- a CDS encoding sugar transferase gives rise to the protein MVERTSSDVVWRGRDALGARQGRSEVNGVGSATTSPPVSRWRHPRVREASWRDALRRVNAVAVLLVAVDAGAVALVCARQPPGWRAAALVAVALLGARGACRLYRRRLWLSWFHDLPRSMGATALAFALVTCVDLVTGAPPADTRAAQWSVLAFAALSEPTRLAVFAFGRWARRRFHRCDRTIVVGTDKVGVDLVGSMLAHPEFGLRPVGFIDPEPVLDRAALPVALLDEDLADAITRLGVGTVVLAFSRTRESYVVDSAIAAHRLGCTTLVVPRMFELHQDGPDVERLRSYPLMRLGTAPTSRPTWWVKRTMDVLLAAVALVVLSPVIAACALAVLLESGRPVIFRQVRVGMDDHPFVLYKLRSVRMNGNDDSQVTWSVVGDRRVGPVGRFLRRSSLDELPQLWNIIRGDMSIVGPRPERPGFVREFSAIHELYWARHRVPTGLTGLAQVHGLRGDTSIVDRSRYDNYYIANWSLWLDVKILLQTVGELLCRRDR
- a CDS encoding glycosyltransferase, with amino-acid sequence MIVDEGGVRGTSEQGGPAFSDDERTRARAHVVLPAYNEAVSLPPLLTRLAEVARTERLTAWVVDDGSSDTTADVAKAGVPGLDVRLVRHDVNLGLGQAVQSGLRAVLAEADESDVVVVMDADDTHDPALIRRMEREVAAGADVVICSRFVAGGDDTTAPAARRLLSRGAAVLFRRVLRVEGVRDFTSGFRAYRVSLLARAADHWGERLIEERGFACMVELLLKLRHCRPVVTEVPLVLRYDRKGGPSKIRIARTVGQYLKLLVRDRLSPAPYRAL
- a CDS encoding FAD-dependent oxidoreductase; translation: MAARGVGGLHVAVVGGGICGLATAHRLVRAGARVTLLEGSDQLGGLGTFFPWRDRWVERFYHCVMPSDDHLLGLLGELGLRDAVTWRRTRMGMVVNGRGYPFNNAWDLLRFTPLGLPDRVRFGVVSLLLRRLGQGKDLDGTRTEDWLRGLYGDRVWELLLAPLFGAKFGARFGDVPALYLWQRLGRDGAVAVRGYPAGGYRAVIDALRASIEAGGGEVRLDAPVRRIGVRDGVRLELAGDVVTADRAVSTLPLPLLRQLADDDLAARLPDVELPYQGVVNALFFLKRPLSGHYWTPVVGSGTEFDGVVEMTPLAGVEPYGGRHLVYAMHYTDRGSALFREDDAAIASRWTSQLLGLHPDLNRADVDDVRVFKAPYVEPVHPLGYLARKPPVVVAGTPLVLATTAHVYPDVTSWNSSVGLANHVVGTLVGEPQPVPG